One stretch of Saccharomonospora xinjiangensis XJ-54 DNA includes these proteins:
- a CDS encoding phosphoadenylyl-sulfate reductase, whose product MTTSASRDALTALAAEASESLAEADAGEALRWAVERFGDDLVVASNMQDAVLIDLATKVKPDIDVLFLDTGYHFAETIGTRDAVATVYPDIRIVNARPELTVAEQDTEYGPELHDRDPNRCCHLRKVVPLRRTLARYSCWITGVRRVDAPTRADTPVVMWDDRNGLVKVNPIAAWTDEQFDDYLQRHGILQNPLVGEGYLSIGCAPCTAKVAPGADPRSGRWAGTSKTECGLHA is encoded by the coding sequence ATGACCACGAGCGCGTCGCGGGACGCCCTCACGGCGCTGGCGGCCGAGGCGTCGGAGAGTCTGGCCGAGGCCGACGCCGGAGAGGCACTGCGCTGGGCCGTCGAGCGGTTCGGCGACGATCTCGTCGTCGCCTCGAACATGCAGGATGCCGTGCTCATCGACCTCGCGACGAAGGTGAAGCCCGACATCGACGTGCTCTTCCTCGACACCGGATACCACTTCGCCGAGACGATCGGCACCCGTGACGCGGTCGCCACCGTCTACCCGGACATCCGCATCGTCAACGCCAGGCCCGAGCTGACCGTGGCCGAGCAGGACACCGAGTACGGACCGGAACTCCACGACCGCGATCCCAATCGGTGCTGCCACCTGCGGAAGGTGGTCCCCCTGCGGCGCACCCTCGCGAGGTACTCGTGCTGGATCACCGGCGTTCGCCGCGTCGATGCGCCGACAAGGGCGGACACACCCGTCGTCATGTGGGACGACCGCAACGGTCTCGTCAAGGTCAATCCCATCGCCGCGTGGACGGACGAGCAGTTCGACGACTACCTCCAGCGGCACGGCATCCTCCAGAACCCGCTGGTCGGCGAGGGCTACCTCTCGATCGGCTGCGCACCCTGCACAGCGAAGGTCGCGCCGGGCGCCGACCCCCGCAGCGGCCGCTGGGCAGGGACGTCGAAGACCGAATGCGGTCTGCACGCCTGA
- a CDS encoding TIGR03557 family F420-dependent LLM class oxidoreductase produces MRLGYTLLTEQAGPRALVEHAVRAELAGFDFAVMSDHYSPWLDSQGHAPYAWSVLGAVAQATERVELMTYVTCPIMRYHPAVVAQKAATVQLLSEGRFLLGLGAGENLNEHVVGRGWPPVNVRHDMLAEAIRIINDLFDGGYTNFSGEHYRVDSAKLWDLPDLRPPIGAAVSGDQSIRRFAPLADAMIAVQPEPRLCSFWDEVRVSANADDSRKIAQLPLCWDTDADAAVARAHDQFRWFAGGWKVNAELPGTQAFAAATQFVTLGDVAASIPCGADVERVVDAAKPFFDAGFTDLALVQIGGEHQESFLDAAERELLPALRETSAH; encoded by the coding sequence GTGCGGCTGGGGTATACATTGCTGACCGAACAGGCAGGTCCGCGCGCTCTTGTCGAGCATGCCGTCCGCGCCGAGCTGGCCGGCTTCGACTTCGCGGTGATGAGCGACCACTACTCGCCGTGGCTCGATTCGCAGGGGCACGCCCCGTACGCCTGGAGCGTGCTCGGCGCGGTGGCGCAGGCGACCGAGCGCGTGGAGTTGATGACCTACGTGACCTGTCCCATCATGCGCTACCACCCCGCTGTGGTCGCGCAGAAGGCCGCCACCGTCCAGTTGCTGTCCGAGGGACGGTTCCTGCTCGGCCTCGGGGCGGGGGAGAATCTCAACGAGCACGTGGTGGGGCGGGGCTGGCCCCCGGTGAACGTGCGCCACGACATGCTGGCCGAGGCGATCCGCATCATCAACGACCTGTTCGACGGGGGCTACACGAACTTCTCCGGTGAGCACTATCGCGTCGATTCGGCGAAGCTGTGGGACCTGCCTGACCTGCGCCCGCCGATCGGCGCGGCGGTCTCGGGTGACCAGTCGATACGGCGATTCGCTCCGCTGGCCGACGCGATGATCGCCGTGCAACCAGAACCCCGGCTGTGCTCGTTCTGGGACGAGGTGCGCGTGTCGGCGAACGCCGACGACTCCCGCAAGATCGCCCAGCTGCCGCTGTGCTGGGACACCGACGCCGACGCCGCCGTGGCGCGTGCGCACGACCAGTTCCGGTGGTTCGCCGGAGGATGGAAGGTCAATGCCGAACTCCCGGGAACGCAGGCGTTCGCCGCGGCCACGCAATTCGTGACCCTCGGTGATGTCGCCGCCTCGATCCCGTGCGGGGCGGATGTCGAGCGGGTCGTGGACGCGGCCAAACCGTTCTTCGACGCCGGTTTCACCGATCTCGCGCTCGTCCAGATCGGTGGCGAGCATCAGGAATCTTTCCTCGACGCGGCCGAGCGGGAGTTGTTACCAGCGCTGCGCGAGACGTCCGCGCACTGA
- a CDS encoding nitrite/sulfite reductase, with protein MAPDAGSATRTRRTRGEGQWALGHREPLNANERSKKDDSPLNVRARIENVYARRGFDTIDPADLRGRFRWYGLYTQRKAGIDGGSTATLAPEELEDRYFMLRVRIDGGVLSTEALRLLGELSSTYARDTADITDRQNIQYHWIRIEDVPTIWARLEAAGLSTTEACGDSPRVILGSPVAGIAADEVIDGTPAVEEIKRRFIGADEFANLPRKFKTAVSGLPDVAHEIHDVAFVGVHHPEHGPGFDVWVGGGLSTNPMLAVRLGAWVSLDEVPDVWAGVVGLFRDYGYRRLRSRARLKFLVKDWGAARFREVLEREYLGHRLPDGPAPETGERPFDHVGVHRQKDGLCYVGAAPVAGRASGSMLVAAAKAAERAGSTRVRLTPQQKLIVLDVAESEVDGLRTALAEAGLHTDPSPWRRGVMACTGIEFCKLAIVETKARAARLVADLEQRLAEIQSDIDDPVTVHLNGCPNSCARIQVADIGLKGQIVTDADGKRVEGFQVHLGGRLGFEAGFGRKLRGHKVVATELAGYVERLVRTYLAQREQGERFAHWAARAEEADLA; from the coding sequence ATGGCCCCAGACGCAGGCAGTGCCACCCGAACCCGGCGAACCCGAGGCGAGGGGCAGTGGGCCCTCGGCCACCGGGAGCCGCTGAACGCGAACGAACGCTCCAAAAAAGATGATTCCCCGCTGAACGTCAGGGCGCGGATCGAGAACGTCTACGCCCGCAGGGGCTTCGACACCATCGATCCCGCCGACCTGCGGGGCCGCTTTCGCTGGTACGGCCTGTACACCCAGCGCAAGGCGGGCATCGACGGCGGCAGCACGGCCACGCTCGCACCCGAGGAACTCGAAGACCGCTACTTCATGCTGCGCGTGCGCATCGACGGCGGCGTGCTGAGCACCGAGGCGCTCCGACTCCTCGGCGAGCTCTCCTCGACCTACGCCCGCGACACGGCCGACATCACCGACCGGCAGAACATCCAATACCACTGGATCCGCATCGAGGACGTCCCCACCATCTGGGCCAGGCTCGAAGCCGCAGGCCTGTCCACCACGGAGGCGTGCGGCGACAGCCCGAGGGTGATTCTCGGTTCTCCCGTCGCGGGGATCGCCGCCGACGAGGTGATCGACGGAACTCCCGCCGTCGAAGAGATCAAGCGCCGGTTCATCGGCGCCGACGAGTTCGCGAACCTCCCCCGCAAGTTCAAGACCGCCGTCTCCGGCCTTCCCGACGTCGCTCACGAGATCCACGACGTCGCGTTCGTCGGCGTCCACCACCCCGAACACGGGCCGGGTTTCGACGTGTGGGTGGGCGGAGGGCTGTCCACCAACCCCATGCTCGCCGTCCGCCTCGGCGCGTGGGTGTCGCTGGACGAGGTGCCGGACGTGTGGGCGGGCGTGGTGGGCCTGTTCCGCGACTACGGCTATCGCCGACTGAGATCCCGCGCCAGGCTCAAGTTCCTCGTCAAGGACTGGGGAGCCGCGAGGTTCCGGGAGGTCCTGGAGCGGGAGTACCTCGGACACCGCCTTCCCGACGGCCCGGCCCCCGAGACCGGTGAGCGGCCTTTCGACCATGTCGGCGTGCACCGGCAGAAGGACGGGCTCTGCTACGTCGGGGCCGCCCCCGTGGCGGGCCGGGCTTCCGGGTCGATGCTCGTCGCCGCGGCCAAGGCAGCCGAACGCGCAGGCTCGACGCGGGTCCGGCTGACACCGCAACAGAAACTGATCGTCCTCGACGTCGCCGAGTCGGAGGTGGACGGCCTGCGAACCGCTCTCGCCGAGGCTGGGCTCCACACCGATCCGTCGCCGTGGCGACGCGGTGTCATGGCCTGCACCGGCATCGAGTTCTGCAAGCTCGCGATCGTCGAGACGAAGGCGCGTGCCGCCCGGCTCGTCGCCGATCTCGAACAGCGGCTGGCGGAGATTCAGTCCGATATCGACGATCCCGTGACCGTGCACCTCAACGGCTGCCCCAACTCGTGCGCCCGCATCCAGGTCGCCGACATCGGTCTCAAAGGACAGATCGTGACCGACGCCGACGGCAAGCGGGTCGAGGGATTCCAGGTCCACCTCGGTGGCAGGCTCGGGTTCGAGGCCGGGTTCGGCCGCAAGCTGCGCGGCCACAAGGTCGTCGCGACGGAACTCGCGGGCTATGTGGAACGGCTCGTGCGTACCTACCTCGCGCAGCGCGAGCAGGGTGAGCGATTCGCACACTGGGCCGCCCGCGCCGAGGAAGCGGATCTCGCATGA
- a CDS encoding cory-CC-star protein, whose amino-acid sequence MSVLERIGSGWRRLERAHDAVFVARWRRGLRREARREQDVLRALVSLESLGVDNPVAYETLDLLPYLVADVHAWHQRMGAERFGDPGVCC is encoded by the coding sequence GTGAGTGTTCTCGAAAGGATCGGCTCCGGGTGGCGGCGTCTCGAACGCGCGCACGACGCGGTGTTCGTCGCCCGGTGGCGGCGGGGGCTGCGGCGTGAGGCTCGCCGGGAGCAGGACGTCCTCCGTGCGCTGGTGTCGCTGGAATCGCTCGGCGTTGACAACCCCGTCGCCTACGAGACGCTGGATCTGCTCCCGTATCTCGTCGCCGATGTCCACGCCTGGCACCAGCGCATGGGCGCCGAGCGATTCGGTGACCCTGGAGTGTGCTGTTGA
- a CDS encoding YidH family protein: MTDDREEIEPDYRFTLANERTFLAWIRTSLGLVAGGVAVHQLVPGLATATARTLLAALCIGLATLLAALAYPRWWRIQRAMRRREPLPRSPLLPVVSAVVLVITVVAAVLVVKG, from the coding sequence GTGACGGACGATCGCGAGGAGATCGAACCGGACTATCGGTTCACCCTCGCCAACGAACGCACCTTTCTGGCGTGGATTCGCACGTCGCTCGGGCTTGTCGCGGGTGGGGTCGCGGTGCATCAACTGGTGCCGGGACTGGCCACCGCCACCGCGCGCACGCTGCTCGCCGCATTGTGCATCGGTCTCGCCACCCTGCTCGCCGCCCTCGCCTACCCGCGCTGGTGGCGAATCCAGCGCGCCATGCGACGCCGCGAACCGCTTCCCCGCAGCCCGCTGCTACCCGTCGTGTCGGCGGTCGTGCTCGTGATCACCGTCGTCGCGGCCGTTCTGGTGGTGAAGGGGTGA
- a CDS encoding ArsA family ATPase, producing MLLIRFIGGKGGVGKTTLSAAFALSRARRRERTLVVSTDPAHSLGDVLGRTLGDDPVEVWPGLWAAEISGEAQARRRVEQVAEDARHAVPADVLPAVERHLARAAESPGTVESALLDRLTDLVGQVGHRWDTLVVDSAPTGHMVRLLTLPALLTPWIEGLARQRARAAGTERLVAGMIGDTAEQEPDPLLRRLHARRDRMEWMRTRLTTDALVHLVVVPERLPLAETIRAAESLGDAGLRLGAVLVNRVLPPDDPGLLGRRIEQQTEVLRELERHFPGETVVRLPLLAGALTGVGELAALADLLDAADLG from the coding sequence GTGCTGTTGATCAGGTTCATCGGCGGTAAGGGAGGTGTCGGCAAGACCACGCTGTCCGCCGCGTTCGCACTGTCCCGCGCCCGGCGGCGCGAGCGCACTCTCGTGGTATCCACCGACCCGGCGCACTCGCTCGGCGACGTGCTCGGCCGCACGCTGGGCGACGACCCTGTCGAGGTGTGGCCCGGCCTGTGGGCCGCGGAGATCTCGGGGGAGGCACAGGCGCGGCGGAGGGTCGAGCAGGTGGCGGAGGACGCGCGGCACGCGGTGCCCGCCGACGTGCTGCCTGCCGTGGAGCGGCACCTCGCCCGTGCCGCCGAAAGTCCGGGCACGGTGGAATCCGCCCTGCTGGACCGGCTGACCGACCTGGTGGGACAGGTGGGACATCGGTGGGACACCCTCGTCGTGGACAGTGCCCCGACGGGGCACATGGTGCGCTTGCTGACGCTGCCCGCATTGCTGACTCCGTGGATCGAGGGCCTCGCCAGGCAGCGAGCCAGGGCCGCCGGAACGGAACGCCTCGTCGCCGGCATGATCGGCGACACGGCCGAGCAAGAGCCCGACCCGCTGTTGCGGCGGTTGCATGCCCGGCGCGACAGGATGGAGTGGATGCGCACACGGCTCACCACCGACGCGCTGGTGCATCTCGTGGTCGTTCCCGAACGCCTCCCGCTGGCCGAGACGATCAGGGCTGCCGAGTCGCTCGGCGACGCGGGGCTGCGGCTCGGCGCCGTGCTCGTCAACCGGGTGCTTCCGCCCGACGACCCCGGCCTGCTCGGCCGAAGGATCGAGCAACAGACCGAGGTGCTGCGGGAGTTGGAGCGGCACTTCCCCGGCGAGACCGTGGTGCGGCTGCCACTGCTCGCCGGTGCCCTGACCGGTGTCGGCGAACTCGCCGCGCTCGCGGACCTGCTCGACGCCGCCGACCTGGGGTGA
- the cysD gene encoding sulfate adenylyltransferase subunit CysD, with product MTTAQTATDAARDNLAALESEAVHIFREVAGEFDRPVILFSGGKDSTLLLHLAIKAFWPAPVPFPLLHVDTGHNFEEVITFRDHVVNTHGLRLIVAKVQDWIDDGRLEERPDGTRNPLQTQPLLDTIAEHRFDAVFGGGRRDEERARAKERIFSLRDAFGQWDPRRQRPELWNLYNGRHRPGEHVRVFPLSNWTEADVWNYIAREDIELPSIYYAHRRSVFRRDGMWLTEGPWGGPRDGEEVRELMVRYRTVGDGSCTGAVESTATTVEQVIAEVKASRLTERGATRADDRLSEAAMEDRKREGYF from the coding sequence ATGACCACCGCACAGACCGCGACGGACGCGGCGCGGGACAACCTCGCAGCCCTCGAATCGGAGGCGGTGCACATCTTCCGTGAGGTCGCGGGAGAGTTCGACCGCCCGGTGATCCTGTTCTCCGGCGGCAAGGACTCCACACTGCTGCTGCACCTCGCGATCAAGGCGTTCTGGCCCGCGCCGGTGCCGTTCCCGTTGCTCCACGTGGACACGGGACACAACTTCGAGGAGGTCATCACCTTCCGCGACCACGTGGTGAACACTCACGGCCTCCGGTTGATCGTCGCGAAGGTGCAGGACTGGATCGACGACGGCAGGCTCGAAGAACGCCCCGACGGCACCCGCAACCCGCTCCAGACACAGCCACTGCTCGACACCATCGCCGAGCACCGCTTCGACGCCGTGTTCGGCGGCGGGCGGCGCGACGAGGAACGCGCGAGGGCGAAGGAACGGATCTTCAGCCTGCGAGACGCGTTCGGCCAGTGGGACCCGCGGCGCCAGCGCCCCGAGCTGTGGAACCTCTACAACGGGCGGCACCGTCCCGGCGAGCACGTGCGGGTCTTCCCGCTGTCCAACTGGACCGAGGCCGACGTGTGGAACTACATCGCGAGGGAGGACATCGAGTTGCCCTCGATCTACTACGCCCACCGGCGCTCTGTTTTCCGCCGCGACGGCATGTGGCTCACCGAGGGGCCGTGGGGCGGGCCCCGCGACGGCGAGGAAGTGCGGGAGCTGATGGTGCGCTACCGCACCGTCGGCGACGGCTCGTGCACCGGGGCCGTGGAATCCACCGCCACCACCGTCGAGCAGGTGATCGCCGAGGTCAAGGCCAGCAGGCTCACCGAGCGCGGCGCCACGAGAGCGGACGACCGGCTCTCGGAAGCCGCGATGGAGGATCGCAAGCGGGAGGGGTACTTCTGA
- a CDS encoding saccharopine dehydrogenase family protein has product MAEREYDLVLFGGTGFTGGLTAEYLAAHATLGCRWALAGRDPAKLERLRQRLARINPDLEDLPLIEADVTDSGSLRRLVESTRVVITTVGPYLHYGEPLVAACAAGGTDYVDLTGEPEFVDRMYLAHHETARRTGARIVHACGFDSVPYDLGVYFTVQHLPKGVPLTVEGQVRAHAEFSGGTYASLLTALSRPTRMARAARRRREVEPRPENRRVHLPNGPLYRDRETGRWQVPLPTIDPRIVGFSAAALDRYGPDFTYRHYASVKRLPTIAAAALGLVLLGVLAQIPPARRALGTLRKPGEGPSAQRRLRSWFTVRFVGEGGGERVVTEFAGGDPGYDETAKMLAESALCLAFDQLPATSGQVTTAAAMGDALLNRLASAGMTIRVVRRCRPDR; this is encoded by the coding sequence ATGGCCGAGCGCGAGTACGACCTCGTTCTCTTCGGGGGAACGGGATTCACCGGCGGCTTGACTGCGGAGTACCTTGCGGCCCACGCCACTCTCGGGTGCCGCTGGGCTCTCGCCGGACGCGACCCGGCCAAGCTCGAACGGCTGCGACAGCGCCTCGCGCGCATCAACCCCGACCTGGAGGACCTCCCGCTGATCGAGGCCGACGTGACCGACAGCGGATCACTGCGGCGGCTGGTCGAGTCCACCCGCGTGGTGATCACCACGGTCGGCCCCTACCTGCACTACGGCGAGCCGCTCGTGGCGGCCTGCGCCGCAGGCGGCACCGACTACGTGGATCTCACGGGCGAGCCGGAGTTCGTGGACCGCATGTACCTGGCCCACCACGAGACCGCGCGCAGGACAGGGGCGCGGATCGTGCACGCCTGCGGCTTCGACTCCGTGCCCTACGACCTCGGCGTCTACTTCACCGTGCAGCATCTGCCGAAGGGTGTCCCGCTGACCGTGGAGGGCCAGGTACGGGCGCATGCGGAGTTCTCGGGAGGCACCTATGCCTCGCTGCTCACCGCACTCTCAAGGCCCACGCGGATGGCGCGCGCGGCGCGGCGGCGCCGCGAGGTCGAGCCACGGCCGGAGAACCGCCGCGTCCACCTGCCGAACGGGCCGCTGTACCGCGACAGGGAGACCGGCCGCTGGCAGGTGCCGCTGCCGACCATCGACCCGCGGATCGTCGGTTTCTCGGCCGCCGCACTCGACCGCTACGGCCCCGACTTCACCTACCGCCACTACGCGTCCGTCAAGCGGCTTCCGACGATCGCCGCCGCAGCGCTCGGGCTGGTGCTGCTCGGCGTCCTCGCCCAGATCCCGCCCGCGCGCAGAGCGCTCGGCACCCTCCGCAAGCCCGGAGAAGGCCCCAGCGCCCAGCGCCGCCTTCGGTCGTGGTTCACCGTGCGGTTCGTCGGTGAGGGCGGCGGCGAGCGCGTCGTCACCGAGTTCGCAGGCGGCGACCCCGGATACGACGAAACGGCGAAGATGCTCGCGGAGTCGGCCTTGTGCCTTGCCTTCGACCAGCTCCCGGCCACGTCGGGCCAGGTCACCACGGCAGCGGCGATGGGAGACGCACTGCTCAACCGGCTCGCCAGTGCGGGCATGACGATCCGGGTCGTCCGGCGCTGCCGTCCCGATCGCTGA
- a CDS encoding WhiB family transcriptional regulator, translated as MADTSRLPTPVAEVWEWQRHGNCRNLDSSVFFHPDGERGFARADRVARAKEICRTCPVIVQCRHHALTVQEPFGVWGGLDETERREAIARRKKLQPTA; from the coding sequence ATGGCCGACACGTCTCGCCTGCCCACCCCTGTCGCCGAGGTCTGGGAGTGGCAGCGACACGGCAATTGCCGGAATCTCGACAGCTCCGTGTTCTTTCATCCTGACGGAGAACGCGGTTTCGCGCGCGCCGACCGCGTCGCGAGGGCGAAGGAGATCTGCCGTACCTGCCCGGTGATCGTGCAGTGCAGGCACCACGCCTTGACGGTGCAGGAACCCTTCGGCGTCTGGGGGGGACTCGACGAGACCGAACGCCGAGAGGCGATCGCGCGCAGGAAGAAGCTCCAGCCGACGGCCTGA
- a CDS encoding carbon starvation CstA family protein — protein sequence MPAVVVALSVAVLFYLGYRYYSAYLATKVFALDPAFVTPAHSMRDDIDFMPTNKHVLFGHHFTSVAGAAPIVGPAIGVYWGWGPALAWIIVGTIFAAGVHDFGSLAVSVRHRAKSIGTLAKEVVNKRARALFLVIIFFLLTLVNAVFAVVIANLFVANPEAVLPMLLQIPLAIGIGQYVYRTRSAALLPSIVGVVLLYVSIALGQVLPISLEGIAAQEGFLTERNIWVILLFVYTFVASRLPVWVLLQPRDYINSHQLFIALGVIGLGIVVGMDTLKAPLVNDTPDDSPSWFPLLFITIACGAISGFHSLVASGTTSKQLDKETDGRYVGYVGAVGEGSLAVASLLACTAGVVATTADWDALYADFATASGGATSNFVNGVASFAGNLGVPASIAVVFAAIVVISFAATTMDTGVRLQRYIVQEIAEISGAKRLARNATAATIIAVVVPLVMALLPGGGEKGYTFGVLWQLFGTTNQLTAGLALAVIAVWVTKSRRNPIAVLVPLVFLLVMTCWALLENLVTFVEEEQWVLAPLDAIIFVLALWLIVEAALALRSSWRSREAATEPQPEPEPER from the coding sequence ATGCCTGCTGTGGTCGTGGCCCTGTCGGTGGCCGTGTTGTTCTATCTCGGGTACCGCTACTACTCGGCGTATCTGGCGACGAAGGTGTTCGCCCTCGACCCCGCTTTCGTGACGCCCGCGCACAGCATGCGGGACGACATCGATTTCATGCCGACGAACAAGCACGTCCTCTTCGGACACCACTTCACGTCGGTGGCGGGAGCAGCGCCGATCGTGGGACCGGCCATCGGGGTGTACTGGGGCTGGGGTCCCGCTCTCGCGTGGATCATCGTGGGAACGATCTTCGCGGCGGGGGTCCATGACTTCGGTTCGCTGGCCGTGTCCGTGCGGCACAGGGCCAAGAGCATCGGCACCCTGGCCAAGGAAGTGGTCAACAAGCGGGCACGAGCGCTCTTCCTGGTGATCATCTTCTTCCTGCTGACCCTGGTCAACGCCGTGTTCGCGGTGGTGATCGCGAACCTGTTCGTCGCCAATCCCGAGGCCGTGCTGCCGATGCTGCTCCAGATTCCCCTCGCCATCGGGATCGGGCAGTATGTCTACCGCACGCGCAGCGCGGCGCTGCTTCCCTCGATCGTGGGTGTGGTGCTCCTGTATGTGTCGATCGCTCTCGGCCAGGTGCTGCCGATCTCGCTCGAAGGAATCGCCGCGCAGGAAGGTTTTCTCACCGAGCGCAATATCTGGGTGATCCTGCTGTTCGTGTACACCTTCGTGGCGTCGCGGCTGCCGGTGTGGGTGCTGTTGCAGCCCCGCGACTACATCAACTCGCACCAGTTGTTCATCGCGCTGGGTGTCATCGGGCTCGGCATCGTCGTCGGGATGGACACCCTCAAGGCGCCGCTGGTCAACGACACGCCCGATGACTCGCCGAGCTGGTTCCCGCTGCTGTTCATCACGATCGCGTGCGGCGCGATCTCGGGTTTCCACAGCCTTGTGGCGTCGGGAACCACGTCGAAGCAGCTCGACAAGGAGACCGACGGCCGGTACGTCGGCTACGTCGGTGCGGTCGGTGAGGGCTCGCTCGCCGTCGCCTCCCTGCTCGCCTGCACGGCCGGGGTCGTCGCGACGACGGCGGACTGGGACGCCCTCTACGCCGACTTCGCGACGGCGTCCGGCGGGGCGACGTCGAACTTCGTCAACGGAGTCGCGAGTTTCGCGGGCAATCTCGGTGTTCCCGCCTCGATCGCGGTCGTCTTCGCCGCCATCGTGGTGATCAGCTTCGCCGCGACGACCATGGACACCGGGGTTCGTCTCCAGCGCTACATCGTCCAGGAGATCGCCGAGATCTCCGGGGCGAAGCGCCTGGCGCGCAACGCCACAGCAGCGACGATCATCGCGGTGGTGGTTCCGCTCGTCATGGCGTTGCTGCCGGGTGGCGGCGAGAAGGGTTACACGTTCGGCGTGCTGTGGCAGCTGTTCGGCACCACCAACCAGCTCACCGCGGGGCTCGCCCTCGCTGTGATCGCCGTGTGGGTGACGAAGAGCCGCCGTAACCCGATCGCGGTGCTCGTCCCGCTGGTGTTCCTGCTCGTGATGACGTGCTGGGCGCTGCTGGAGAACCTCGTCACGTTCGTCGAGGAGGAGCAGTGGGTGCTCGCGCCGCTCGACGCGATCATCTTCGTGCTCGCGCTGTGGCTCATCGTCGAGGCCGCGCTGGCGCTGCGCTCCTCGTGGCGCTCGCGTGAGGCCGCGACCGAGCCGCAGCCGGAGCCGGAGCCCGAGCGGTGA
- the hemW gene encoding radical SAM family heme chaperone HemW: MDESPVPFVLPPDALRGVGSRPFGVYVHVPFCATRCGYCDFNTYTAGELGSAASPESWLDGLRRELDLAAKLLGAAPPADTVFVGGGTPSLLGAGGLGHVLDAVRSSFGLAPGAEVTTESNPESTSPEFFAGLREAGYTRVSLGMQSTARHVLTVLDRVHTPGRPTRAVAEARDAGFEHVNLDLIYGTPGERTSDLRASVEAVLDAGVDHVSAYALIVEEGTALARRVRRGELPPPDDDVLAEDYELIDSMLSAAGLRWYEVSNWAASEAAQCRHNLGYWLGGDWWGAGPGAHSHVGGVRWWNAKHPARYSSVLAQGHLPVAGQERLTGDDRKLERVMLELRLAEGLPLDALDGDGLRQAERAVSDGLLDRAAAAKGRAVLTDRGRLLADAVVRRLVV, translated from the coding sequence GTGGATGAGTCGCCGGTTCCGTTCGTCCTTCCTCCCGACGCGCTGAGGGGAGTGGGCAGCCGCCCGTTCGGCGTGTACGTGCACGTTCCGTTCTGCGCGACCCGCTGCGGGTACTGCGACTTCAACACCTACACGGCGGGCGAACTGGGATCGGCCGCCTCACCCGAGTCCTGGCTCGACGGTCTCCGCAGGGAACTCGACCTCGCCGCGAAGCTGCTCGGCGCGGCCCCGCCCGCCGACACGGTGTTCGTCGGCGGCGGCACCCCGTCACTGCTCGGCGCGGGCGGCCTCGGGCACGTGCTGGACGCCGTGCGATCGTCGTTCGGGCTCGCACCGGGAGCCGAGGTGACCACCGAGTCGAACCCCGAATCCACGTCGCCGGAGTTCTTCGCCGGGCTGCGTGAGGCCGGGTATACGCGCGTCTCGCTGGGCATGCAGTCCACGGCCCGGCACGTGCTGACGGTGCTCGACCGCGTGCACACGCCGGGGCGGCCGACCCGTGCCGTCGCCGAGGCGCGCGACGCGGGGTTCGAGCATGTGAACCTCGACCTCATCTACGGAACGCCCGGCGAGCGCACCTCCGATCTGCGGGCGTCCGTCGAGGCGGTGCTCGACGCCGGTGTGGATCATGTGTCGGCGTACGCGCTGATCGTCGAGGAAGGCACGGCGCTGGCTCGCCGCGTGCGCAGGGGAGAGCTGCCCCCACCCGACGACGATGTGCTCGCCGAGGATTACGAACTGATCGACTCGATGCTCTCGGCCGCGGGACTGCGCTGGTACGAGGTGTCCAACTGGGCGGCGTCCGAGGCGGCGCAGTGCCGCCACAACCTCGGCTACTGGCTCGGCGGTGACTGGTGGGGAGCCGGTCCCGGCGCGCACAGCCACGTCGGCGGAGTGCGATGGTGGAACGCCAAGCACCCGGCGAGGTACTCGTCCGTGCTCGCGCAGGGTCACCTCCCCGTGGCGGGACAGGAACGCCTGACCGGCGACGACCGGAAGCTGGAGCGGGTGATGCTCGAACTGCGCCTCGCCGAGGGACTTCCGCTGGACGCGCTCGACGGCGACGGTCTGCGGCAGGCGGAACGGGCCGTGTCCGACGGTCTGCTCGATCGCGCTGCCGCTGCGAAGGGCAGGGCCGTGCTCACCGACCGGGGCAGGCTGCTCGCCGACGCCGTGGTCCGCCGTCTCGTGGTGTAG
- a CDS encoding DUF202 domain-containing protein — MTEERGLPSERTGLAWQRSALGAGAVSLLLLYHTAHTGWSELTAASACTAVAAVVLATAGARRDRDLRRAVPPAAPKATLAVVAVLVTTAAVLALAALPW, encoded by the coding sequence GTGACCGAGGAGCGTGGCCTGCCGTCCGAACGCACCGGGCTCGCGTGGCAGCGCAGCGCCCTCGGCGCAGGGGCGGTGTCGTTGTTGCTGCTCTACCACACGGCGCACACGGGCTGGAGTGAGCTGACCGCGGCCTCCGCGTGCACCGCCGTCGCCGCGGTCGTGCTGGCCACGGCAGGCGCGAGGAGGGACCGCGATCTCCGCCGCGCCGTTCCTCCTGCGGCGCCGAAGGCGACGCTGGCCGTCGTCGCGGTGCTGGTGACGACGGCGGCGGTGCTCGCGTTGGCGGCCTTGCCGTGGTGA